GAGTTAACATCTATGAAAAAGTGGGGTGTTAATTATATACACATGGCTGATTTAATTATGCCACAAAGATATAAAAATGGGCTTCTAGATAAAATAATTAATAGGAATGATGCCTGGAAAATATATTACGAACAAAAAGTAAGCCTAAGTTATAATGATTTAAAACTTTTAAAAAAGGCAGGGATCACAGAGATTCAGCCTGGTATTGAGAGTTTATCCTCTGAAATATTAAAAAAGATGTCTAAGGGTACAGATCTTAAACAGAACATAAAATTTTTAAGAGATGTTACTGATATCGATATAAACCTCTACTGGAACATTGTATGGGGTATCCCAGGGGAGAAAATTACACATTATAAAGAGATTAATAGATTAATCCCTTTGATTTCCCATCTAATTCCACCAATTGGGATGTTCCATATGACTCTATTAAAATTTAGTCCATATTTTAAAGATCCTAACCAATACGGTATTTATAATATTAGACCCTTAGATTCATACAATAAAGTCTTTCCTGAATGGGTAGACAGAAAAAAAATAGGGATAATTTTTAGCTGTGACTATGATTATGAAACAAAAGAGGATGATAATGAGATTAAAATATTATTAGAGAATATTAATAACTGGAATAATTGTTGGTTTCGCAGTTTTAATAGGCCAAGACTACATATATGTAGAAAGGGTGATGGTGAAACGATTTTATTAGATACAAGAGGAGTTGCAAATTTAAATATTCAAACTCTCATAAGCCCAGAAAAGATTAAGCTTTTGATAAATAATGATAAATTTAATAACACAGAGTTACAGTTGTGGGCGTTAAAATATAGCTATGCTATTTTAGATGGGGATAATTTTATACCCCTACCAACAATTGAGGATGAGTTAAGGATTAGATATGAAGATTGATGTTAATGATAAAATTATTTGGGATGAAATATATCAAAAAGAGAAATTCTCCCCAGGATGGGCTATACCAGGTTTGGATCACAATATTGTTAGAATAATTAAAAATTCTTATCCTATAAACAGCAGAATAAAGGTTTTAGATATTGGTTGTGGGAATGGAAGAAATTCAGAAATTGTAGAGAGGTTAAATGAGTTACACATTACTTATACGGGTATTGATTTCTCATTTGAAGCTATTAAATACTGTATTAAAACATATAATAGGGATAAAAAGTTCTTGCATTTAGATATAACCCAGGATGTTAATCATATTAGTGATAAGTTTGATATAATTATAGACTCAGGATGTTTTCATAGTATCCCCCCTAATTTAAGAGAGAGTTATATTAATACAGTTTTAAAGTTAAGCAAAGAGGGAACAAAATTAATAATTGCAGCATGGTGGAGACCTAAAGAGATAGAATTTTCCATTAAACCATCATACTTTCCATACCTTTATCTAGATGAGTGGGTATTTAATAGGTCTGATATTAAAAAAATATTTAATCAAAACTTTGAATTAGAGAAGGAATATGTAGATAACAATATCTATAAGGACCTTAAAAGGGGATTTGCCTACTTTACCCTATCGAGACTCCCCATATAATTTAAATATTTGATCAATTTTACCACTACTCTCTAGAGTATTATATGCATCTTGGAATCTATTAATTATTTCATCTGGAGTATCTTTATTAAAAGCGAAGAATAGTTGGGAAGTACTTGCCAAATATACTGGTTCAAAATCTTTATGATTAAGATTAAGAGTTTCAACATCACTTAAGAAGGAGGATGTTTCACTTAATAACATATCAATACGCCCCTTATGTAAAACTTTAACAACATCGGAGCCAACATTAGCCCTAATCATACTATCCAAGGAGATACCTAGTTTTAATAAAAAGAGTTCACTTGCGTCATCCTTAACAGAACCAAACTTATACTTATATAAATCATTTTTATTGTTTATAACTATATTTCTATCCTTCCTTGCATAGAGGTAGTTATTATAAGTTTTTAAGGGACCAACCCACTTAAATAGATCCTTTCTCTCCCTTGTCTGTGTCATTAAAAAAAGTATAGAATCACTATTATTTATAGTTAGATTATACGCTCTAGTCCATGGTAAAAACTCAAAGTCATATCTATCTTGACTACTTCCTAGATACTTAAGCATAAGTTCCATAACATCTACAGAGATTCCACGAATCCCATCATAATCAATATACTGATAGGGTTTCCAATCCTCTGTATATATAGAAAATTTAGGAAAGTCATAATTAACAATATCTACGCTATTTAAATTGATAGCTAAAGAAATAAAGAGTAATATTATTATCCTATTCAACACCATTATACCCCACATCTATCTACTATTTCCACATTAGTTATATGATCCAAAAATGTAATCCAGTATTTTTTTACAACTAAATATAGTAATTAATGTTTATTTAATAAGCTTAGTATAACCTGTTATATTAAAGTACTTTTTTTTACTATTTGGTTTGTTATACAACTTAAACATAGGTTAAGTATCGGAGATTTTAGATATATTATAACTCCATTTATAACTTAACAGATAAAAATGGAGTTATTTAAAGTTAAAAAGTTTAGAATCAGCCTATAGCTTCAGCACCCTCTTCTCCTGTTCTTATTCTTATACACTCTTTTAGTTCTGTAACAAAAATTTTACCATCCCCAATTGTCTCGGTCCTAGCACCTTTGATTATTGCTTCAATAGTTGCATCTTTATACTTCTCATTTACGGCGATGTCTAGCCTCATTTTATTTAGTAGATTAACTTCAGAAACTACACCTCTAAAGGACTCTTCATAACCTTTTTGTTGCCCACAACCTTTAACAGAAGAGACTGTCATTTTGTGTATATTTGCATCAAATAGTGCCTTCTTTACTTCTTCAAACCTCTGTGGCTTAATCATTGCTGTTATTAAATACATACTACCCCCTACTCTATTATCTGGAATCCAGAATATGATTCCAAGCCGTGCTCACCAATATCTAGACCTATGTTCTCTTCATCAACCGATGCTCTTAAACCAATAGTTTTATCAATAATTAAAAAGATTATTCCCATTGCTACAATTACAAATGTTGCTATTGTAAATACACCTAAAGCCTGAACTCCTAATTGGGAGAAGCCTCCACCAAAAAATAATCCCTCGGATGTTAGTCCTAATGATTGTCGACCAAATAATCCTAGTGCTAAAGTTCCCCAAATACCATTTACTCCGTGAACAGGGAAGGCTCCTACAGGATCATCAATTTTTAATCGGTCTAATAATAGGGATACCAATACTACTAAGATTCCGCCTACAGAACCTATTATTATTGCTGACAGGGGACTAATAAATGCGCATGGGGCTGTTACAGCAACTAAACCAGCTAAAGCACCATTTAGAGCCATTGATAAGTCAGGTTTACCTGTGGTACCCCATACAACTATCATTGCTAAAATCCCACCAGCTGCTGCGGCAAGGTTTGTATTTATTGCTACTAAAGAGATTAAAGAACCATCTCCAACACTTAAAGTTGATCCTGCATTAAAACCAAACCAACCAAACCACAATATAAATACACCTAGAGATGCCAATGGAATATTGTGTCCAGCAATCATTTTAACAGAACCATCTGGCCTATATTTCCCTGTTCTAGGTTTTAATATAATTGTACCAATTAGTGCTGCAACTCCACCAGTAGTATGAACAACCGCCGACCCTGCAAAATCTGTAAAATTTAGGGCTGATAGCCAACCGCCACCCCATACCCAGTGACCAACTATTGGATATATAAAAGCTGAAATTAAGAAGGAGTAGACTAAATATGCTTTAAATTTCATTCGCTCAGCCATTCCACCTGCAACAATTGTTGCAGCAGCTCCACAAAATGCAGCCTGAAATAACCAGAATGCAAATAGGGGAACATCAGCTCCACTTTCTGCACCAACCATAGCAAAACCAGACCAACCTAAAAAGCCGTTACCCTTACCAAACATAATGGCATAACCAAAAACAAAAAAACCAATAGAAGCCATACAAAAGTCTAAAAAGTTTTTAGTCAAAATGTTAGTAGAGTTTTTTGCCCGAATAAACCCAGCCTCTACCATACCAAAACCAGCCTGCATAAAGAATACTAAAAATGCTCCTAATAAAACCCATACAGTATCTAAACCCATTGCAATTTCAACAACCTGATTTGTATCAGCTGCTGCAGGAGATATAATAAGCCCCCCTAAGATAAGTGAAAACACAACTCTCTTATTTTTAAAAAATTCCATAAATTACTCCATTGTAAGTATAACTATTTAATGCAATAGATATGCCAACATTTATGAATGCTTTGTTAAAAACGTATAAAATATTACTAGATAAAGAGATAAAAATATTTACAACAGAAATAAAAATTCTAAAATAGTAGAATAACATAATTGTAGCTACAAAAAAGTATCTATTTTTAAGTAATAATACATTATTGTAAGATATTTTTTATAAATTCATCCCATTTTGTATCCTTTGTAAAGTCTATATTTTCATCGTTATAATAATACAGCTCCCCCCAGTTATTAGGTGCTGGGAAATATATCGCAAGACCTCCGCACTTTTTGTAAAACTGGTTACTCCAATTGTTAAAAACAATACTATCAATCTTATTTATTAAAGTAATGGCCTCACTGCTTGAAGTAAACTGGCATGCAAAATCTCTTAGATCGATATTTGTATCATTGTTAAAATCAACAGTAAAACCTCTAGCATCTAGAATTTGAAAGGTATCTATATGTTGCAAATATGCAATAAAACTATCTAGCTTTGAGACAAGAGCCTCAAAATCCTTTGTATAAAATGCTGATAATGTATAGTTATATGGAGAAGAGTTTTCTCTATAGGAATCTACAATTACATTGGCAAAGTTTAGGGGATCACTATTTAAGAGTATAGCCGAGGTAAAAATATCTCTATAATCCCACCCATCTTCTGGTTCCTCATCCTCTGACCCTATAATAATTCCTGTTATATCTTTAAGTTGATATCCCACCTCTATCATCCCCATATAACAGGCATCAAAGCCGATTAGATCAAAAGACTCTCCTTTAAGTCCCTGGGATAACTCAGCCATCAGAAGGTTATCGAAGTTATCACTATAGTCCCAACATATACTTTTAAAAATCTTCTCTTGATCCACACTTAAAGATCGCCAGCCACCTCCATGATTCCAAATTATAAGGGAGCTGTATTTAAAATCATAACTACTCTTTACAAATGTGATAAAGGTTTTAATAGTATTAGGATCTCCCATATTAAGCTCTACATTTTGACCTTCCTTAAGCCCCATTCCATAGAGTCTCTTTGATACTATCCTATTATCTAATCCATTTTTGTCATAAGTAATTTCAAAAAGACGGGTATCTGTCCAATCTCCATTTGATTTATCGTAACCACCTATTCTATCTAGTAGAACAACTATCTTAAATCCACTATCTGTAAGGTCAATGGATTCTAGTTCGTTTATATCTTCTATTGCAGCTTTTTCTAAATCATTATCTGCATCCATATAGATAAGTACTAAATGCTTAGAGGTATCACTCTTTTTAGTCTCTATTGAATGATCTATTTGACACCCAAATCCTAGCAAGATCAAAAAATATATAACATATTTCAAAATGTATTCCTTTATAAGTTCTTTATAGAAACTCCATAAAGGTTTTTTGACTTTAAATTCAGTAAATTATTATTTGTACTCTTCGACTCTATTACGACCACTATTTTTAGCTACATATAGAGCCTTATCCACATTAGAAACTATCTGCTTAACAGATAATAGCTTATCATCTTCTGGATATACGGTAATAACCCCTAGACTAGAAGTAATAGAAAAATTTATTCCTTTAAACTTCAAATCTAATGCAGCTATACTCTCTCGGATCCTATTAGCAACTATTAAAGCTCCATTTGAATCTGTATTATTTAACAATACACCAAACTCTTCTCCACCTATTCTACCCACATCATCGTTAGCTCTATAGATAGACTCTTTTAATACTTTTGAAACCTCAATTAAACAGAAATCTCCAGCTGGGTGACCATATGAGTCATTTATTTTCTTAAAATAATCAAGATCTAGCAATATTAGAGAGAATGGAATTTTATTTCTTAAGGACCAGGCTCTACTTTTCTCTATAGATTCAAAAAATGCTCGCCTATTCTTAATTCCTGTTAAGCTATCGGAAGTGGCTAATATAGATAACCTTCTATTTTGCTCGGTAATTTTATTTGATTGAAGTGCGTTATTTAATCCAATAGCCGCATAGGAGGACAAAATATTAAATGCTTCTACAGCTTCTACAGGATAGGCTGCTACCTTATAGCTCTGTACAGTTATAAGCCCTATAATTTTATCTTCAATTTTAAGGGGATTATATAGAACGGATTGAGGTGTTTTATTATTAATTTTCCAATGAGCACTACTTAAAATATTTTCAGTCTCTACATACTTATGATACTCTTCTTTATAATTAGAAATTATAACAGGCTTCTCATTTCTTACGACCCAGGCTGCAACACTATTTGTATCACTCCTATTTGTGTATACATTAGGAAGAATATTCCCATCTTCTAAAAAAAGCTCATAGGAAATATCCCCTGTTTTAGAGTCGTATTTAGCTATTCCAATAATTGAAAAATCAAATAACTTAGCTGCATTTGTTTTAATCCTAGATAACATAGTACTAAGATCGAGACTCTCTGTTATTTCCCTTCCTATTTTTCCTAAAATAACTAGCCGATCCCTACCCTTTGTTAAAGTATCAACCTTAACTCTATTTAACTCCCTAATAGACTCCTGAGTTCTAATCTCCCTATCTAGCTCTGTGTACTTTTTATAATTATTTAATGCCTCAAAGAAATTCCCCTGGGATTCAGATATTTTTGATTCCAACCTATAGATCTCTATAAGATCAATCCTTGATCTAGTTCTATTACACATAACATGGGCTGCATCCAGGTAGCTACGAGCCTCAGACCAATTTTCAACAGAGATATAATAGTCTGCAAGGTTTATATTTGGAGCAGTACTATTATAAGACACCCCCCTTTCCTGATCTATTTTAATAGCTTCTTTCCAGCACTCAATAGCCTTATTATATAACTTCTTTTTCCTATAGATAATTCCTAACTCATCTAAAGCTGGCATTAGAATATTTCTTAAACCCTCATTTTTGGCTTTTTTTATACAGAGATTTAAATAACCCTCAGCCTCCTCTAACATATCTAGAGAGTTATAGACCCAACCAATATTATTTAAAGATTTTAGAACTACCTCAACATTACCGTTCTCTTCTGCGGCCTCTTTTGCATCTTGATAATACTCTAAAGCATCACTATTAGAGCCTTTATAAGCCAATACTGTTCCAATCCCCATTAAAGTGTTTGGTTTTTTAATTTTCTCATTTAATTCTATGGATAAATTTAGCGAGGACATATATGATTCAAGGGATAATTCCAACTCTCCAGTACCTAGATAAAAACTTCCTAGTGTACTATATACCTGTATTAAAGGGGATTTATCTCTACTCTCTTCTAAAAGTTCATGGGCCTCAAAAAGAGTATTAGTAACCTGATCAATGCACCCTTTATCTGCTAAAACTCGGGCTAAAACAGTAAGACTCTCTGCAAGTTCTAGTTTTAAGTTTAAAGATCTAGATAGCTTAACAGCTTTTAATGCACTTTTTTCAGCCGCGTCAATATCAGAGATGAATAACTTCTTACTAGATTCAATTAGACCTAAAACTTGACTATTCACTTTTAAATAATAGTAGCGTCACTAATATTAGTCAATAAAGTAATCTTTTTTGCAATTTTTCAAAAATAAATGTTTACGGAAACATAAAGCCGTGTTAACTTATGTTTACGCAA
Above is a genomic segment from Thiospirochaeta perfilievii containing:
- a CDS encoding sensor domain-containing diguanylate cyclase; this encodes MNSQVLGLIESSKKLFISDIDAAEKSALKAVKLSRSLNLKLELAESLTVLARVLADKGCIDQVTNTLFEAHELLEESRDKSPLIQVYSTLGSFYLGTGELELSLESYMSSLNLSIELNEKIKKPNTLMGIGTVLAYKGSNSDALEYYQDAKEAAEENGNVEVVLKSLNNIGWVYNSLDMLEEAEGYLNLCIKKAKNEGLRNILMPALDELGIIYRKKKLYNKAIECWKEAIKIDQERGVSYNSTAPNINLADYYISVENWSEARSYLDAAHVMCNRTRSRIDLIEIYRLESKISESQGNFFEALNNYKKYTELDREIRTQESIRELNRVKVDTLTKGRDRLVILGKIGREITESLDLSTMLSRIKTNAAKLFDFSIIGIAKYDSKTGDISYELFLEDGNILPNVYTNRSDTNSVAAWVVRNEKPVIISNYKEEYHKYVETENILSSAHWKINNKTPQSVLYNPLKIEDKIIGLITVQSYKVAAYPVEAVEAFNILSSYAAIGLNNALQSNKITEQNRRLSILATSDSLTGIKNRRAFFESIEKSRAWSLRNKIPFSLILLDLDYFKKINDSYGHPAGDFCLIEVSKVLKESIYRANDDVGRIGGEEFGVLLNNTDSNGALIVANRIRESIAALDLKFKGINFSITSSLGVITVYPEDDKLLSVKQIVSNVDKALYVAKNSGRNRVEEYK
- a CDS encoding substrate-binding periplasmic protein is translated as MNRIIILLFISLAINLNSVDIVNYDFPKFSIYTEDWKPYQYIDYDGIRGISVDVMELMLKYLGSSQDRYDFEFLPWTRAYNLTINNSDSILFLMTQTRERKDLFKWVGPLKTYNNYLYARKDRNIVINNKNDLYKYKFGSVKDDASELFLLKLGISLDSMIRANVGSDVVKVLHKGRIDMLLSETSSFLSDVETLNLNHKDFEPVYLASTSQLFFAFNKDTPDEIINRFQDAYNTLESSGKIDQIFKLYGESR
- a CDS encoding clostripain-related cysteine peptidase encodes the protein MKYVIYFLILLGFGCQIDHSIETKKSDTSKHLVLIYMDADNDLEKAAIEDINELESIDLTDSGFKIVVLLDRIGGYDKSNGDWTDTRLFEITYDKNGLDNRIVSKRLYGMGLKEGQNVELNMGDPNTIKTFITFVKSSYDFKYSSLIIWNHGGGWRSLSVDQEKIFKSICWDYSDNFDNLLMAELSQGLKGESFDLIGFDACYMGMIEVGYQLKDITGIIIGSEDEEPEDGWDYRDIFTSAILLNSDPLNFANVIVDSYRENSSPYNYTLSAFYTKDFEALVSKLDSFIAYLQHIDTFQILDARGFTVDFNNDTNIDLRDFACQFTSSSEAITLINKIDSIVFNNWSNQFYKKCGGLAIYFPAPNNWGELYYYNDENIDFTKDTKWDEFIKNILQ
- a CDS encoding P-II family nitrogen regulator; its protein translation is MYLITAMIKPQRFEEVKKALFDANIHKMTVSSVKGCGQQKGYEESFRGVVSEVNLLNKMRLDIAVNEKYKDATIEAIIKGARTETIGDGKIFVTELKECIRIRTGEEGAEAIG
- a CDS encoding RiPP maturation radical SAM C-methyltransferase codes for the protein MKILLIVPPFGPIEFQSLGLHNLQALGRLNGFEVDILYANIHFASQIGEKYNSLCNMNYFLLGERIFARSAWGCSVDSLLNQEIYNYTTVYNRDENPVRFFPKTDEVKISRLIEYEKIAYNWIDSFVENFLESHYDIVGVTSSFEQTNAAVSILKKVKQKQPNVITIFGGFNCEGDGADGIKSLDPGNKFINYIFSGESELTFISFLNKIRVDGYYSNRIIYGKPLEDLDLIPNLDYSDYFDALDKFLPNKSRSNINLVMETSRGCWWGEKNQCKFCGTSERICYRVKSEERVLKELTSMKKWGVNYIHMADLIMPQRYKNGLLDKIINRNDAWKIYYEQKVSLSYNDLKLLKKAGITEIQPGIESLSSEILKKMSKGTDLKQNIKFLRDVTDIDINLYWNIVWGIPGEKITHYKEINRLIPLISHLIPPIGMFHMTLLKFSPYFKDPNQYGIYNIRPLDSYNKVFPEWVDRKKIGIIFSCDYDYETKEDDNEIKILLENINNWNNCWFRSFNRPRLHICRKGDGETILLDTRGVANLNIQTLISPEKIKLLINNDKFNNTELQLWALKYSYAILDGDNFIPLPTIEDELRIRYED
- a CDS encoding class I SAM-dependent methyltransferase; this encodes MKIDVNDKIIWDEIYQKEKFSPGWAIPGLDHNIVRIIKNSYPINSRIKVLDIGCGNGRNSEIVERLNELHITYTGIDFSFEAIKYCIKTYNRDKKFLHLDITQDVNHISDKFDIIIDSGCFHSIPPNLRESYINTVLKLSKEGTKLIIAAWWRPKEIEFSIKPSYFPYLYLDEWVFNRSDIKKIFNQNFELEKEYVDNNIYKDLKRGFAYFTLSRLPI
- a CDS encoding ammonium transporter gives rise to the protein MEFFKNKRVVFSLILGGLIISPAAADTNQVVEIAMGLDTVWVLLGAFLVFFMQAGFGMVEAGFIRAKNSTNILTKNFLDFCMASIGFFVFGYAIMFGKGNGFLGWSGFAMVGAESGADVPLFAFWLFQAAFCGAAATIVAGGMAERMKFKAYLVYSFLISAFIYPIVGHWVWGGGWLSALNFTDFAGSAVVHTTGGVAALIGTIILKPRTGKYRPDGSVKMIAGHNIPLASLGVFILWFGWFGFNAGSTLSVGDGSLISLVAINTNLAAAAGGILAMIVVWGTTGKPDLSMALNGALAGLVAVTAPCAFISPLSAIIIGSVGGILVVLVSLLLDRLKIDDPVGAFPVHGVNGIWGTLALGLFGRQSLGLTSEGLFFGGGFSQLGVQALGVFTIATFVIVAMGIIFLIIDKTIGLRASVDEENIGLDIGEHGLESYSGFQIIE